A part of Plasmodium sp. gorilla clade G2 genome assembly, chromosome: 8 genomic DNA contains:
- a CDS encoding prohibitin, putative — protein MERILSSIGKLSVVAGGLSLIPYTFIYDVDGGERCVMFNRFGGVSENTFGEGSHFYVPWFQTPYIYDIKMKPKVINTTTGTRDLQIVTISLRLLFRPHTQHLPYLHSTLGPDYDERVLPSIGNEVLKAVVAKYNAESLLTQRDKISKEIRESITARAKHFNILLDDVAITHLSYGKEFAKAIEDKQVAQQESERVKFIVAKTEQEKIAAVIKAQGEAEAAKLISSAVKEYGKSLIEIRKLEAAREIAENLSKSKNVTYFPSNSNILLNPRDF, from the coding sequence aTGGAGAGAATATTATCTTCTATAGGTAAATTAAGTGTTGTGGCAGGGGGTCTTAGTTTAATTccatatacatttatatatgatgtaGATGGAGGTGAAAGATGTGTGATGTTTAATCGTTTTGGAGGTGTGAGTGAAAATACTTTTGGTGAGGGTAGTCATTTTTATGTGCCTTGGTTTCAAacaccatatatatatgatataaaaatgaaaccTAAAGTAATAAATACGACAACAGGTACTCGAGATTTGCAAATTGTAACAATAAGTTTAAGATTATTATTTAGACCTCATACACAACATTTACCTTATTTACATAGTACTCTAGGACCTGATTATGATGAGAGAGTTTTACCTTCGATTGGAAATGAAGTACTTAAAGCTGTTGTTGCAAAATATAATGCTGAATCTTTATTAACACAAAGAGACAAGATATCAAAAGAAATAAGAGAAAGTATAACAGCAAGAGCtaaacattttaatatattacttGATGATGTAGCTATTACACATTTAAGCTATGGTAAAGAATTTGCTAAGGCTATTGAAGATAAACAAGTTGCGCAACAAGAAAGTGAAAGAGTAAAATTTATTGTAGCAAAAACTGAACAAGAAAAAATTGCTGCTGTTATTAAAGCACAAGGGGAAGCAGAAGCAGCAAAATTAATTTCATCAGCTGTTAAAGAGTATGGTAAAAGCTTAATAGAAATAAGGAAATTAGAAGCTGCTAGAGAAATTGCTGAAAATTTAAGTAAATCAAAAAATGTAACTTATTTTCCATCTAATTCAAATATTTTGTTAAATCCTAGGGATTTTTAA
- a CDS encoding U6 snRNA-associated Sm-like protein LSm8, putative produces the protein MSSINIESYLENEILVITNDSRIFTGKLKGFDQTTNIILGNCHERIYKESLEKISLGVYIIRGDTVTLIGEIDEDVDKNILHQNIKPQMLKPIVH, from the exons ATGAGTTCTATAAATATTGAGTCATACTTAGAAA aTGAAATATTAGTAATAACAAATGATAGCCGAATATTCACAGGAAAATTAAAAGGCTTTGATCAGACgacaaatataattttaggAAATTGTCATGagagaatatataaagaatcaTTGGAAAAAATAAGTTTGggagtatatataattagagGAGATACagt AACACTTATTGGAGAAATTGATGAAGATGTTGATAAAAACATTTTACATCAAAATATTAAACCCCAAATGTTAAAGCCg atTGTACACTAA
- a CDS encoding prolyl 4-hydroxylase subunit alpha, putative produces the protein MDVKKTIIKCSSTREFTNVENSKKTEEPLKSGKDDFSVNLYDNEIKYSDDMQTIIKKVINEKNIHFYKKYSSYLLYLSNENQMNDSEGDDSYTNDENTKVFFKIQLNPQNMSIIYNIVDKKTIEKILSLCANKYKRSKTSIGYSNDKQENYKLTNSINRTSSTVFLYTLRSRSVIEDNQIDAESSIVYTKDENIIELENTICNLVKIPLCYLEPLAIVKYEKNNYFNLHHDGSFRRATLLIYLNDVDKDGETIFPCHNLSIKPIQGSGVFWYNNISVDDEYAITYCINKINQITYEEQNNKYNHILDENNNSSVFLTDSAKVYYPSAYTNENQTPTTSFHNPFQDGFFLKNNTTTNKKCINTNENFNDNSNPNHVLKKKKDLVNFLNDKNNLQKYSIDLVYDELGNTYIADMTMVHQGNRVTEQYKYVINCFFNVNIVRNI, from the coding sequence ATGGATGTAAAAAAAACGATAATAAAATGCTCGAGCACACGAGAATTTACAAACGTGGAGAATTCCAAAAAAACTGAAGAACCTTTAAAAAGTGGTAAGGATGATTTTAGTgttaatttatatgataacgaaataaaatatagtgATGATATGCAGACAATAATTAAGAAAgtaataaatgaaaagaatatacatttttataaaaagtattcttcttatttattatatttaagtaATGAAAATCAAATGAATGATAGTGAAGGTGATGATAGTTAtacaaatgatgaaaatacaaaagtattttttaaaatccaATTAAATCCACAGAATAtgagtataatatataatatagtagataaaaaaacaattgaaaaaatattatctttatgtgcaaataaatataaaagaagtaAAACATCTATTGGATATTCAAATGATAAacaagaaaattataaattgaCAAATTCAATCAATCGTACTAGTTCAactgtatttttatatacattaagAAGTAGATCAGTAATTGAAGATAATCAAATTGATGCAGAGAGTTCTATAGTATATAcaaaagatgaaaatataatagaatTAGAAAATACAATTTGTAATTTGGTTAAGATACCATTATGTTATTTAGAACCTCTAGCCATTgtgaaatatgaaaaaaataattattttaatttacatCATGATGGATCTTTTAGAAGAGCTacacttttaatatatttaaatgatgtTGATAAAGATGGAGAAACTATATTCCCTTGTCATAATTTATCTATTAAACCCATACAAGGTTCAGGTGTTTTCtggtataataatatatctgtaGATGATGAATATGCAATTACATattgtattaataaaataaatcaaataacatatgaagaacaaaataataaatataatcatattttagatgaaaataataattcttcgGTATTTCTAACTGATAGTGCAAAAGTATATTATCCATCAGCTTATACAAATGAAAATCAAACACCCACAACATCATTTCATAATCCATTTCAAGATGGGTTcttcttaaaaaataatacaacaaCAAACaagaaatgtataaatacaaatgaaaattttaatgATAACTCAAATCCAAATCATGTtcttaaaaagaaaaaagatcTAGTTAATTTTCTAAacgataaaaataatttacaaaaatattcaaTTGATCTAGTTTATGATGAACTAggaaatacatatatagcCGATATGACAATGGTGCATCAAGGAAATAGGGTAACTGAACAgtataaatatgttattaattgtttttttaacGTAAATATtgttagaaatatataa